The genomic region GGAAACCACAACGAAAGTTTGCAGAAGCTTTGCATAGATCTGCCAACGATCGCGTCACTTCGATCTTTTCAGTTCTCTGTGCACAGAGAGCACCTAAAGATGCCCAAAAAACAGTGTCTTCCGCCAtgtatgagtgcctgtgagagatttcgcctgatttcatgcagcccacacagcgTTATCGTCATACGTTTCCTTCTTTATGACGTTTGgctgccgcacactgcaggggcaatgaggacgttcCTGCAGCAATTTTggtaggaagtgtttgatcacccaccatacagcgggGACTTGGCTACCTCTGAGTTTTATATCCGCTCACATAAGCCGCTGCTATAAAGCCAAAATTTTGTCGTTGACAACAAGCCGCAGATCTgcatagagaattggcaggaaactCATTCAGAGGAATTCTAAGACAACGGTATTGAGGAAAACTGCTACAATGCTATGACAAATGTGTCAGTCGTAACTGCCACTATGTAGAGCAGTAGCTGGAAAGTTTATCCTACTGTTGCACTTAAAATATTTTTGATCTTCACTGTAGTTTCTATTTCACGACCGAccgaaccttactttccgaatagccactGTGTAATCTTAAATTTAAGATAGGGATTATTAATTTATCTCTATACAAATCTCCCACACCTCCAACTGACGTACCAGGAATcttaagaaaaataatgaaatgctTACCACTATATCTTTTAACTCTTGCGCTCTCTGATTTGACATACAAATTATTCATATATCTCTAGGCTTTCGTCTGAGTTTGTTCACGTTGGGAAACTGTGTCATTAATAATGGATGACATATTATCTGAGAGATTATGCAATTGTACAAATATTGTTTAAATGGTAGTGCATTAAtgattcttttcattttatttttagatctgaagataatgCCCTATGACTAGAAGCGGCAGTCCAGAGTGAATATGTGCAACTGAGACTGTGGTAATAATAACAAATCATCTAAGTGTTACCTTTGTTTATAATATCATGAGCGTTTCTCAGCATACAGGAGACATGTTACCATATTAGGTAGTTGCACATTTCTATTTTGTGATAAATATGTCCACATCCGTAAGGTAATAGTCGTCTCCATTGAGCTGCTGCAAGCGTCTAGACCAGTCTCACTTCATGTGTGTTATAGCCATGTGATTACTGATATTTCGTGCAAGTGGCTTGCATTGCTTGATTGTCTATAAATTTTCGGAGAGCTAGAAATAAGAACAGTGGAGTGCGAGCTAGGTCTAGAATCATATGGGGGCAAATTCGGCGGAAGGGCGGTCGAGTGCGGTGCTGAGGAAGGAAGACCAGATGCAGGAGGAGTGTATGATCTCACAGGCGTTCGAGGAGACGGCGGCGACTGGGCCTTCACTTGTGGATTGCGGTGGTGTGTCACCCACCGGTCTTTCTTCTACTCTGTGAAGACACGACGACCGCTCGGTCTTGGGATGACTGCCGCAATAACACACTTGCGTGTGAACGCGACTAGAGTCCCGTGTGTCTAGTGTTTTGCCTATGGGGCCCCAGTACCTCTGCTGCCCTTTCTCGCCGAAGGGTGTGTACCTGTAGGAACTGGAAATTGGGCGAGGGCCTCTTCTCCTGTGACGTCACCATTACAATTTTTCAGCTGTGTCTTAAAAGTGCAGATGAGGTGTTCTGCAACTTTGTTCGATTGAAGGTGGAACAGAAGTGCTCGTATGTGGTGAATACCATGCTGTGCACAAAAAGCGTCTGAGAATAAAATTGTGACTGTTGTCACTGACCGAGGTGTGGGgcagatctttgattcagattaccTGAGTGAGAGGCTCTGCCGTGTTGAAGTGGAGGTTGGCAGCTCTGTGAAACGGGAGTAAGTGTCAATGACCAGCAATCTACAAGCATCCAAGAGGGCCGTAACAGGCGGTGTGTGGCTGTCGGTTGGCTGAATCCCCCGACACGAAACAAGATGTCCAATGTATTCTATACAGGATTCCaagaaatatgacttttccaaaaaTACACTTTAGTCCTACGGCACACGATGTCTGACACAAAAGACGGTGTTCGCTGGTGTGACTGGTAACGACACTCTTGTCGAGGTGATTGATATAACAGTGAATTCGTCGGGTAAGTTGCTCCAAAtagcgctgaaaaatggccggcgtgctTTCACCGCCAGAAACACTTCAGTCTTAAATGTAGAGGCCTTACGGGATATTCATAACAAGAAGCAGACGTAATTTGTCATCAAGTTGTAGCTGTTAATGTACTTCCAAGgaatatatttttgaaaagtaCTGTACATGCACAGCTTCGTCACAGGTTAGTCCTGCCGTAGACGGGGGTATGTATCGACCGCTTACTTTGAATTAACTGGCAGCTCAGAGTCATCACCACAGACACGGATTATGGCCGTCGGCATCTTGATAATGACTAATATTGTAGCCCAGGGACTGGATCAAATAGGTTCCATGACGCCTAAAGCGGTCAATCTGTCTAATTCTTCGTTCACTTTTGCGCGAAGTGTTACATTCCTGGCACGGAATAAACTAGGTCACGCTGTCGATTTTTATGGCATACGCACTACGTAATCAGCAGCCTTCTTGAGTCCCGGGAGAAACGGGCACAATATTCCTGGTAAACATAATTCAGCCGTTGATAAGGCacaaaatcagacacaaaataaACGGAATCGGATATCGTAAATCGAAAAGCCCAGATACCGTCCAAAACGAACAAATGTTCCGTAAGCGCTCTGCCCATTGCTAGGAATATCAATGGGCGCACCACAGCCTTGTCCGTTGTTCCCGCGGTAAACTGGCCCAGGTTAGGAATCTGCTGTCTATTATAGCTGAGAAGCTGGGCCAAAGTTGCTGACAGCGGAGGAGAACCAAGACGAACGTAAGTATTGGAAGTATTGAAGAGAGGAAAAGTAGACAGATAATGGAAAATACGGATCATGATTTAAGGGACTAGGGGCAACTGGAGTAGCGACAAGTGAGTCCGTGGCAACGGGATTGGGTAAGCATTGTTAACGGTTCTAGAATTTACTCTTTCTCCACAACTTCCGAGTGGAGCTGAAAAATCACCATTACACTCCAGTCCAGGCATGGTGCATTCCTTTAGTAGGATATGGCCGGTACCGAATGGACCTCCATTGGAGCCGCAGATCGGTCAGCCATCAGAGTGCCCTGTGGCTAACAATGAACTCAGAAACAGATCCTTCTACACTGCATGCTACATATGCGAACCCGACAAACAAATATGACTACGAATCCATAAGACACAAATGGCAAGCCGTGAACCTAGCTACTGAAACTACATCGTGAACACAGTCTGCCGAATTTATAGAAACAGAATGGTACAGACGAACCAGACCTGCAGATTACCAAGATAAGCCTGAACTATGGTaagtatcatacactcctggaaattgaaataagaacaccgtgaattcattgtcccaggaaggggaaactttattgacacattcctggggtcagatacatcacatgatcacactgacagaaccacaggcacatagacacaggcaacagagcatgcacaatgtcggaactagtacagtgtacatccacctttcgcagcaatgcaggctgctattctcccatggagacgatcgtagagatgctggatgtagtcctgtggaacggcttgccatgccatttccacctggcgcctcagttggaccagcgttcgtgctggacgtgcagaccgcgtgagacgacgcttcatccagtcccaaacatgctcaatgggagacagatccggagatcttgctggccagggtagttgacttctagagcacgttgggtggcacgggatacatgcatacgtgcattgtcctgttggaacagcaagttcccttgccggtctaggaatggtagaacgatgggttcgatgacggtttggatgtaccgtgcactattcagtgtcccctcgacgatcaccagtggtgtacgaccagtgtaggagatcgctccccacatcatgatgccgggtgttggccctgtgtgcctcggtcgtatgcagtcctgattgtggcgctcacctgcacggcgccaaacacgcatacgaccatcattggcaccaaggcagaagcgactctcatcgctgaagacgacacgtctccattcgtccctccattcacgcctgtcgcgacaccactggaggcgggctgcacgatgttggggcgtgagcggaagacggcctaacggtgtgcgggaccgtagcccaggttcatggagacggttgcgaatggtcctcgccgataccccaggagcaacagtgtccctaatttgctgggaagtggcggtgcggccccctacggcactgcgtaggatcctatggtcttggcgtgcatccgtgcatcgctgcggtctggtcccaggtcgacgggcacgtgcaccttccgccgaccactggcgacaacatcgatatactgtggagacctcacgccccacgtgttgagcaattcggcggtacgtccacccggcctcccgcatgcccactatacgccctcgctcaaagtccgtcatctgcacatacggttcacgtccacgctgtcgcggcatgctaccagtgttaaagactgcgatggagctccgtatgccacggcaaactggctgacactgacggcggcggtgcacaaatgctgcgcagctagcgccattcgacggccaacaccgcggttcttggtgtgtccgctgtgccgtgcgtgtgatcattgcttgtacagccctctcgcagtgtccggagcaagtatggtggatctgacacaccggggtcaatgtgttcttttttccatttccaggagtgtatatcctgcgcttctccacatttatttctgcatgTAAGGGGAGTATGTGACTAAGATAAACACACCCACCAACGTGAAGGAATATCTGCCacatattttcaccttttttgcTTCTCGACAATGTTATAAAGACGGGTCACAGATGTTCATCAGGATTGTTGAAGGTAATTGATCAGTTATTTGCTTTCATGTATAGTGACGAGTTCACGCACAGTATTTGCACTACTGATCCAGCAGTCTTCTTCAGTTGGTACTGATTGTGCTGTTATTTGTACTCCCTGCCCGGATCTCGCAGACAGGACACACTCACTGAGCGTCAGAAGTGTAACGCTCGCTGTCCAAATTACACCGCGTGGCCCTCAGCCGAACTCACACTTCTTCACTGTCACCTACCAGCGTTGGAACATCAAACGCTTACGTCTCGATGGTGGTATGACACAGCCAATCAGGAACAAATGTAagtggatattaataaatgattttgttTAACGAACAATGCATGAAGGACACAGAACGTAGACAAGCCTCTTCGGGGCTTTGGGCGGGCTACATCGAGAAGAGCCGGAAGCTACCACAACTTGCTGCTGCCAAACGATTACCAAGAGACAAATAACACCTGGGCTAGGTATGTTATAACGAATCAGTTGCAATAAGAGAAGGACGAATCACATAACCGTAGGCAGCTGGTCACCCACCTGGCGTAACGGAAAGAAAAACGTTCGAATTACCAGCTATGCGAACTGGAAGAAGTACTGTTGTTTAACTAGCTGCCCCGcatgtgaaggggggggggggaggtagaaagAAATCTTATAATCTCTCGGGTGTTCCGATGAGCAACTTCTGTCTCAGTACAGAGTACTGAAATTATCTATTTGAGATCGTTGCTGTATGTGTGAAATAAGTTATGTAGTGGGTGACAGAAGAATGTAATTTCCTTGTAATAGAATTTTAGCGCATAGCTATGATGGCAGAGAAAATGATGTGGACTTCCCATTTTTTACAACACTTACGCATTCTTGAAGTGATAAACAATACAATTATCTAAGAATGTGGACGCAGTAGTCCATTCCTTTAGTCTCTTGATTCCCAGCACAAATATCTACCATGATCTTAGAGATGACAATTAAACGCATGGTGATTGCGTTCACGTTAAGGTAAGGTACCTAGCTAAATTTTTAGATTTTCAGGAGTAGTTTCCTGTAAGCTTAAATAAATCATCAGTTACAGTTCCCCTTGTTTTGCATACCTGAATACTGTGATGCGATCTACTTTCCATTATTTCTCCGCTTGCTGATAGTTGCATCTTCACTCGCTATGTTGTTATCTATGCAGTTGCGTTATTAAATTTATTTGCGGAATTTTATTTCCGTTTGTTAAAGTTGTAGAAGTTATTACGCACTCAGACCGAGAGCTGTAACTCAATATTTTTTCGACTTGAACGCTCTTTATTTATTACGCGAATCAATATAGACATTTGGCATGAAATTTGACTTCCACTTCGAAGCTGAATGTGTACATTGGTGACTACTATTAAGTTGCCGTTTCATGTACTTGCAGCAAGAGTTCTCCTTCGAGAACCTCACTCGTACGTTCGCTCATCCATTACCAACAAGTGCTTAATCGAGATAGAGATAACAGGCAACAAACAGTGTGTTGCATTCTCTGTTTCAGCCGGCACAATACAACGTGGTTTTCTCCAAGTATGCGATATTGCATCATCTATAACTAAAGCGGTCCTACGATTTGTCTCATTATTTCGAGACTCTTCTTGTCTGTGAGAGGGCCGCCATGTACGCATCCCCAAGGCGCAGAGCACGTCATCAGAGTATTAAGAACAGttctctaattttcctttcttgttttaaaTGTAATCCGTAGCAGTTCAGTCTCTGTAACAGTCAGGAGTTAACTGTTCGTGATTCCGTATGGTGTGATTTGCGACGATATTTGAGTTTCACGCAATACAgcattcatttgtaaacaatccaTTGTGAAGGCAATAAACAACGTGTTCGGATTTGTAAATTCTGTCTGTGCGTTGAGATGGAAGATAACAAAGTCCTTTCACGTTTAGTGTTCAGTGATGAGGGTAAATTTCAGTTAACAAGAATAGCGACAGAACGTACGAATATGGCTACACAGCAAGATAGACAAGCCTGACGGAGACACTTTAAAACTTCATGTGTCCTGTGATCTTCGAGAACACGTTTACGGACTGTTCTTTTTGCGTCGAAGACGATTACAGGAATTTTGTTACATAAATGTCGTGGATCTAGCtttattagtatttcatttttGAACATGACAGACTAACACCGAAGTGGTACCATCACGTAAATCGTGAGAGCATTTCTCAGTATTGAGCTGCCTCAAAGACTCACCACCGTATGGGGGGACGGGCTTTCCATTGCATCACTAGGGTCAAAGATCATCTCATCTCGCGGTATATGATCCTCCTATTTTCCCTTTTTATGCGTATTATCTAGTGCTATGAAGAAGCCTGTAAAGTACTCTCTGTGATACGAGAAGGGAAAATACAGAAAACAAGGACAATATTATATTAACCTGCATTAAGAtatttatttaacttgtcataacaTTAACTCCTGCTAAATTTACTCGTTATTGTCTCCCCTGATGAAACGCTCATCGATAGTGTGAGCCGTGTTTGTGTCTAAGAATTTGTAAATGTGAACCGGTGGGTGGTAGTACATTTCACATCGAAAACTCGTGAAACTGCTGGCGCCATCATTGTGAAAGAGAAATTTTCACCTCTGAGTATATCTAGTGTTCTCAGAGTCAATTCCTATGTTATGTCTGGACATAAGCATTTGCACCGACATTCGAATTAATCTTACTGAATATTTAGCAACTCACATACATAAATTTCAGCTCAAAGAACATAGCACTACCAACGAGATGGAGTGAATTGCAGTAACTGTTCTAATATCAATAGAGATAACCGATTTTGTTCTTTTCGCTTCCCGAACACACGGCGTCGATCACACTCGGATAAGAATGAAATCAGCTTTCGTACTTGAGTAACCACAGCGACACAATAAGCTGGGCTCACAGGCAAACTGACCGTAGAGTTCACCTGCGACAGCGTACATCTGTAGTAACAAGTTGCCGACATTTCGTATAACACTGTCTTTTATGCAATTAGATACAAATACAGTATAAGACATCTAGACTGCTCCGATATCGTTGACTCCGTCTAATAAAATCCTACTCTGTAAAGAATCTTTTAATAGTATAAGGCAATACATTAGTACAAAAATTGACAAACATATTTCAACTGGTCATGAATGGGAATACTTAAAGTCACGTAAAAGTTGTTCTGTAGTTCAGTAGGTGAAAGAATGAAACTTTTCACGCtctattcgcgattggaacagagttggagggatcagatactggtaccgaaagtacccaccgccacacaccattaggtggcttgcagagtatgatgtcgaTGTAGAGGTATATTCGGAAATCGCTTTGGCATATTACGTAtttgaagcaataatttttgccTTTAGATGTTTCACTCCATAATTTATACTTCCGTTCAAGAGAGACACGATTATGAAAATGCTGTAATATATGGACACCGAAACATTGTGTAGCAACTGTAAGACGCAGTCAGTTATCAAGGTTGCCTGTCAACAATGCAGCGCTTGAAGCGATCTGTGCCGTTGCTCAGGAACATTGCGAGTCCGTATAGTTCTCGTGCGCTCTAGTATTGTCTCGAGGTGTTCTGAAAAAACCGTAACTTAACGGTCAACTTAAAGAAGAAAGTTGTGAAATCTTCGCATTACCATCTGAGAAGAACGTCCATTTTTCCAGCCGGACACCAGTTCTTCGGAACAGGTATGTAATAAGTGGTACATTCTGTCCTCGTCCGCCGTTAGACAGACATCAATTTCCCAAACACAGGAACGAACTACATTAAGTAGTCCAAAAGTACACATAAGGCTGTTACAACCGCCCAGGAAATAGTACAAGAGACACACAATTGTACAAGACATCAGTTTTTCAGACTAAACGATTGCTCATAGATATTGGCCTATACATCATACTCGTTTGAAAAACGTAGAACGTAGTTGGGGTTTTTTGTTTTCATAGCTGTCTAGCGAAAgaacttttattaattttggaataattttctatTAAAGTATTCGACCATCTTGGCTGTTCTCTCCCCAACCCAGTTTAgatgtttcatttattaaattattgaGCAACTTTTTTCTGTGTATGAATGGTTAGTCTTAATATTTGTGTGTGCGTAATTCTTATCTTCCACGGCACTCCTGATTTCAAATGATCGTGCGATTCATATATGTTTTTGAGTCGGTTTTACCGGTAATATTCACAACAAACAGTCCACGGTAAATTAAGGTTTTCCTGATAAATACACGTTTGTCGTGTGCTTCCATTTTTAGATTTAATCCTAAAAGCAATGCCGTTGCTGACATTGTGACTCCTCCTGTATTTAGTCAGTTCCCTGTCAAGGTTCTCGCAGGCCAGATTAGATCAGACGTGTATGATTTTTAATATGTTTAAGACAACAATCTGATTCTCCTGCAGAATTAATCAAGCATTATCAAGCTATATCAAAATTCCATGCAATTTTCCTGAACTGTTTTCTCTTTCGAAGCAAAGGTACAAGATAAATAAGTAGTAGGTGGTGGCTCGAGATACCTTCTTTAATATAATTCCAGTTGCAGTTCACATATTACTGTTTCATGCTACGTAACAGAATAATTATCCAACGACCCATCTAACTGTGTAATTGGACTGGAACACTACAACCGTTACAACTTTGCGGTATTGTCTACTCCAAGTGTGATGCGTTGAAAGACCACCGCATTCACACACAATGTCGGACAATATTTAGTGAGTTTCTTTCCTGCAGAAGATGTTTCGCCGGTTTCGCCGGTGGCTGCCCTGCTGTACCACtggggaggggagagaggcagACGACCCGCCGGAGGAGAAGACCGCCCCTGGCCACCCACTGGACAGCATGGAGGTGAGGGGCGCCGTGGCGCCTGCCTTCTGAGTAGACTACTTGATTTAAAAGCACTATTTTCATCTATCACTATTAGGTATTTTGTGAAACCTTGGCAATCTTTCTTTGCTGGTGGCTGAGATAAAGAGTGGTGTTCTGAATTACTGCTTACTTTAGACTACGTTCTGAGCGTTACCTACTTTGCCGTTATTTGTAAGAGTCAAGAAATGTCGCTTTCTTCAGTTGCGGGTTTGTCTGTTCTCATGTTAAGTGGTTAGTCCTTATACATCGATGGGAATCAAAAGTGGCACTCGCATAAGGTGTCCAACGTATTTGTATATTTATCAATCGAATAAGGAACTAATGACCAAGAAAATAGTGGGAAACTATGAGGAAAACGTAAGTGTGGCATGTTATATAGTGGCTTTATTCAAATTAGCGTAAACATTATGCCCATTGTGTATGTCAACATTGAAAGCTCCCTAGTGGGATTGGGGATAGAGGGTGCGCTAATGAAGGTATCTAAACGgagcagaaataaatgaaaaacccaTTCCAGCAACGATACGGGTCgataatgcggaaatccactgacttCAGCGTCTCTGAGAACGGGTAGTCTGCTGTGTCAGGTGGTTAGGGACAATCATTGGTAAATGGTTAACTTGTTTGGCTGTCGTGAGCTGTGAAAGGAGGTTGAATGACGGTGAAACCTGCGGTAGCCGATAAGACCTTCGATGTCCTCTCCTCATCACGGTATGTAACGGTCGGAATCATTTGCGGACTGTAGAGCAGGATTGGAGGCTacctgtggcagatatgacgacagagcaGATTGCTGGTACAGGCACAATAATTTAATACGCAACATCGAGAACCTCTTGTGTATTGTATTCTTGAGGCGGCCCAACACCGTATTAAATATTCGGTCATATTATTTTGGATCGTCAGTATAAGTTTGTAGGACACAGACCACCATGAAACCCTGCGAGGTGGATATGCGCATCCTCGCGTTTCTTCTCGTAAGTGCAGAAGTGAGCTTACAGGCATGGTCCATATCGAGCGATTGGGAGACATCACAACGTCATGTTGTCAATGAGACTGTATCATTGTATGGAACGTCGAGCAGTGATAGTCCTTTGCAAATGTTTAGATTACTTTTCAGAATAACAATCTCTTAAAGATCCAAccctgacaaaaaaaaatgcacgAGAATAATTTATACACCAATATAGTCTCACAGTATTTATGATGTCACTATATTGACTGATAAATAATTCTTACTCTCATTCGATTTAAATATGTACTGAATAGATGTACCAAAGAACTGGCAATATTTAATGTTACTTTAATCATCTAAATTATTGTGAATAGATCATCCCTCATTTTGTATCACATGGAACACATTTAGCAACATCTTAACATCATCCATTATATCTTTTTCTCACAGGAGCCAGCATTAGCAACAACAGCGGCGTCACCAGCCACGTCGCCCACGGCAACACTGCAGGTACCGCCAGCCACGTTGCCGGACACAGGAGGAGAGCCAGCAGAAGCCACAAGAGAAGAGGCGTCTCCACCTGCGTCACCATCCGCAGTACCAGTTGAACGACCAGCTGCACCACAAGTGGTTGCACCAGCCACGTCACCAGCCACAACAGGAGTGGCCAAGGAGGCCACAACACAACTGGAGTCTCCAGCCGTATTGCCATCCACGACACAACTTGAACCAGCAGCTGCTACACACATGGCATCTCCCGCAACGTCCCCATCTACAACACATGTCTCGTCAGACGTGACACAAGTGACGTCGGCACCTACAATTAAAGTGGCGTTGCCACCCACAACAAGACCAATTCTTCGAGCCTCATCGCCAGACAAAACAGAAGTTACGTCACCAGCAGCCTATCTAACCACAAAACGTGTAGCCTCATTACCTTTAGAGCAGTTGGTGTCCAAAGCATCGCCGTCAGCCTCCACACAAATATTATCTGCCATCCCCATTGCCTGCTACGGCATGCATCCTATCACCAGCCCTGTTGCCAGATACAACTCCCGTCAAGGCAGCAAACCTCTTGCCAGATacagcacacgctgtgtcaccagtcctgctgccagattcagcacacgctgtgtcaccagtcctgctgcccgattcagcacacgcagtgtcaccagtcctgctgccggattcagcacacgctgtgtcaccagtcctgctgccagattcagcacacatcctgtcaccagtcctgctgctcgattcagcacacgctgtgccaccagtcctgctgcccgattctgcacacgcagtgtcaccagtcctgctgccggattcagcacacgcagtgtcaccagtcctgctgcccgattcagcacacgctgtgtcaccagtcctgctgaccgattcagcacacgctgtgtcaccagtcctgctgccagataCAACGTGTGttctgtcaccagtcctgctgccagctACGACATGATTCGCATCGCAAGATTCTGAATTTCAGTGACATATATCATTTGTTCTTATTACACttttgattaaataaaaacgaaattatATGTGTTATATACTGTGTCTATTTCTAACAATGCTGATGTATGCGTGTAGAGACACGACACTTACATGTGTGTGGATACATTTTAATGTAATCTGTAATACATAAGCTTAGAGCTCCCAAGTACTTCATAATTCATCCCAAGTAATTTTCCATTTACCAATTCTATTGCAGTGTTAgttgacaagaaaagaaaaa from Schistocerca cancellata isolate TAMUIC-IGC-003103 chromosome 7, iqSchCanc2.1, whole genome shotgun sequence harbors:
- the LOC126092918 gene encoding mucin-1-like; the encoded protein is MKPCEVDMRILAFLLEPALATTAASPATSPTATLQVPPATLPDTGGEPAEATREEASPPASPSAVPVERPAAPQVVAPATSPATTGVAKEATTQLESPAVLPSTTQLEPAAATHMASPATSPSTTHVSSDVTQVTSAPTIKVALPPTTRPILRASSPDKTEVTSPAAYLTTKRVASLPLEQLVSKASPSASTQILSAIPIACYGMHPITSPVARYNSRQGSKPLARYSTRCVTSPAARFSTRCVTSPAARFSTRSVTSPAAGFSTRCVTSPAARFSTHPVTSPAARFSTRCATSPAARFCTRSVTSPAAGFSTRSVTSPAARFSTRCVTSPADRFSTRCVTSPAARYNVCSVTSPAASYDMIRIARF